TGACGGTGACGGCCGCGCCGCTCGTCGCATTAGTCCTCTGTGTGCTCGTCCTCGCTGTCTCGGTCGTCCAGCACCTTTCCCGGCGACCGAAACTCGACCCACCACTGGCACTGTAAGTCCGAGCGAACCGACGACCCGTCCGACTGCCCTCGAGATACCACCGCTCCATTCTCCGTCCACAGTCGTCGATGCGACGAGTTTCCGTCTGAGTTACTCCTCTGGATTCGACTTCGGTTCGATTCCGGTTCGACTTCAGCGGTTCTTCGTGCCCTCCGCGTCGACCGCCACCAGCTTCGTCGAGAGTCACGTGAACGTCGCGATCAGCCTTCGTCTCCGAGTGGCCCGAGCGTCCGGTAGTCGCTGTTGCTAGGGAGTTGCCGTCGCTAGGGGCGTCGAAATTGCACGGACAGACGAACGCGAACCAAGAAGATGAACGCCGCGGGGCTCACGCGAGTCGCGAGCGCCTATCGAGCGATCACTCGAGCGTGACCCAGAAGTACGTGTCCTCGTCGGCGTTCTCGTTCGTCGGTTCGTCGGGCACCTCGTCGGCGTACAACAGGACGCTCATCCGGACCGTCTCACCTTCGTCCGCGGTCGGCGTCACGGTGAGTTCGTCCGTCCCGGTCGTTCCGTCGTCGAGGGTCGTCTCGAGTTCCTCGAGATCGCTTCGCTCTTCGACGCTGTCGTCTTCGACGACTTGCTCCTGGATCACGACCGTGTAGTCGGTCTCTTCGCCTTCCTGGTTGTCGATCGAGACGGTCGCCGTCACCGACTCGCCCGCCTCGATCTCGTCGTCGATCTCCCCTGCGACGAGGTCGCCGTCGTCGTCCTCGCCGTAGAGAGCTAACTCGGTGAATCCGCCCGTCGATAATGGGGCGAGGAAGGCAACGAGGAGGGCTCCCGCCGCCAGCCCGACTGCGAGAACGAGCACGATCGACGACGCCGTCGCAACGGCGCTCTCGTCTCGTCGAAGCTGTGAGAACGACTCGAGTGGCGAGCCGATAAATCGCTCCGGCTTCGGCGTTCGCAGTCGGCGGACGACGCCCAGTTGCGCCAGCACGACCGTGATGATCACGAGGCTTGCGGCGATCGGTTCGGTCGTGAGTCCCCACTGCGTAAACGGTAATGCGATGGCGACGAGCGGGACGATCGCGAGCGAGATCGCGAACGATAGCCCGAGTCGCTCGAGCCAATCGATTCCGCGGACGTAGCCTGACGGTCGGTGGGGGTCGGTTGGGTCGCCGCCCGCCGTCCTCGGCTGTCTCGACGTTCGCTCGGCGGCTGGAAAGAGCACCGAGACCAGCGCGTATCCCGGCAGGAACAAGGCGAGTGGGAAGGTTGCGAGTAGCCTGAGAACGCTCCCTTCGGCGTAGGAGGTGACGAGTACGTACGCTATCACGGCGACGATCGAGACCGCCGCCAGATCGATCGGGTACTGTCGGACTGCGCTGAACCGCGTCGGCGTCGTGGTTTCGTGACTCATCGCTTGACTCGGTAGTGATACTGGTCAGTTCGCCGCTTCGCCGGTGACAGGACGCCTCTCATTCTCGAATCGTTGGCTCAATGCACGCTCTCGGGTTTTGTTATGCCCGTATTACCGCGGATCCATCTCTCGATTGCCACTTCCCACAGCAGCGAGGCTCTTCCGGCAACCCACGAGTGACCTAGAAGTCGAGATACTGTTCTTCCCATTCACGACGCTCGTCGATTCGTTCACGACCACTGTCAGTGATCGCATAATAGTTCGTTCGCCGATCGAGTTGGCCCTTTTCGACCAGCTCTTTGTTGACGAGCGTATCCAGATTCGGGTACAACCTCCCGTGATTTATTTCCGAGCTATAGTACTTCTCAACCTCGTCTTTGACGGTCTGTCCTGACGGTTGATCAGCACCTGCGATTACGTATAGGAGGTCTCGTTGGAAGCCGGTCAGATCGTGCATTGCTCAATCACAAAGACCATTCCCCTGAGTAGATATTTGTTATCCGTATCATACAGCAGCGTTAGAACTCCTTTCAAAAGATGTTTCACGAATTAAAGTGGGTATTCGAGCGACTGTGTCTCGAACCAGTGGGTCCAC
The Natronorubrum sediminis genome window above contains:
- a CDS encoding DUF1616 domain-containing protein, which produces MSHETTTPTRFSAVRQYPIDLAAVSIVAVIAYVLVTSYAEGSVLRLLATFPLALFLPGYALVSVLFPAAERTSRQPRTAGGDPTDPHRPSGYVRGIDWLERLGLSFAISLAIVPLVAIALPFTQWGLTTEPIAASLVIITVVLAQLGVVRRLRTPKPERFIGSPLESFSQLRRDESAVATASSIVLVLAVGLAAGALLVAFLAPLSTGGFTELALYGEDDDGDLVAGEIDDEIEAGESVTATVSIDNQEGEETDYTVVIQEQVVEDDSVEERSDLEELETTLDDGTTGTDELTVTPTADEGETVRMSVLLYADEVPDEPTNENADEDTYFWVTLE
- a CDS encoding PadR family transcriptional regulator, which translates into the protein MHDLTGFQRDLLYVIAGADQPSGQTVKDEVEKYYSSEINHGRLYPNLDTLVNKELVEKGQLDRRTNYYAITDSGRERIDERREWEEQYLDF